From Astyanax mexicanus isolate ESR-SI-001 chromosome 11, AstMex3_surface, whole genome shotgun sequence, the proteins below share one genomic window:
- the ndufv3 gene encoding uncharacterized protein ndufv3 isoform X1, translating to MNEKRVSGSWGPGWLFIFAYWTKTQKTEIRNLLSAARFLRRCNNSSTTDMATSLLRLGRLGSLKCLQQGSWGALRTPLTAALCTKTEEPKKPAKKAKAASKTLDASDERAALLAYKTAVAFPTRLSTPGIVSALGESVPSSDPVAAGTVVAAGATIAEAAASTTEVSAEASTTGEATTKQPEATPVEESVAESEASSKTIEGGEATGSGAKKDQESSSSSSSSSDSDSDSDSDSDDEGPDKTKKTETVVQPEEKSTQEKVPTDSSSEVKDTEAVPESVATESTSVPEPSDKGPPEAATEATAPSTAVEGPKQAASTEEIIDPAPVLTTDVSETTVPETPPEPPKASPPEEVTDVAPEVKTEAAEEVVTEKEPVMEVKTSEAKIEIVPEAVSESEVISEAKAVPDVEVIPEASTKSAADIAEEIPDVQAKVEPEVVFDSDKEVPSEPKAETEVAPPAEEELVDTAPTIADAGEPSPETEVAAAPEEPAPAPAPAAAPEPEPFDNTSYKNLQHHSYNIYTFVDMDVEMAKHRLPQPSSGRPSPRH from the exons atgaatgagaagag GGTCTCTGGCTCGTGGGGCCCCGGATGGTTGTTTATTTTTGCATACTGGACAAAAACTCAAAAA ACAGAGATCCGGAACCTTCTGTCAGCAGCTCGGTTTCTCCGCCGGTGTAATAATAGCAGCACCACCGACATGGCGACCTCCCTGCTCAGGCTCGGACGACTCGGGTCTCTCaag TGTCTCCAGCAGGGCAGCTGGGGCGCTCTCAGGACCCCACTCACTGCAGCACTCTGCACTAAAACTGAGGAGCCGAAGAAACCAGCAAAGAAAGCAAAAGCTGCAAGTAAGA cCTTAGATGCCTCTGATGAAAGGGCTGCTCTACTAGCCTACAAGACCGCTGTTGCCTTCCCTACTAGACTTTCTACTCCAGGAATTGTCAGTGCCTTAGGTGAATCTGTTCCAAGTTCAGATCCTGTGGCAGCTGGGACTGTAGTTGCTGCAGGTGCCACAATCGCAGAAGCTGCTGCTTCCACCACTGAAGTTTCAGCAGAAGCTTCCACCACAGGTGAAGCGACCACCAAACAGCCTGAAGCTACACCTGTAGAAGAATCAGTGGCTGAAAGTGAAGCCTCAAGCAAAACCATTGAAGGTGGAGAGGCCACTGGATCTGGTGCCAAAAAGGATCAAgaatcttcctcctcttcttcctcctccagtgATTCTGATtccgattctgattctgattctgatgatgaaGGACCAGACAAGACTAAGAAGACTGAAACTGTGGTCCAGCCTGAAGAAAAATCAACCCAGGAGAAGGTGCCAACAGACTCCTCTTCAGAGGTGAAAGATACTGAAGCTGTTCCTGAAAGTGTGGCGACAGAATCCACCAGCGTGCCTGAGCCCTCTGACAAGGGACCTCCAGAAGCTGCGACTGAAGCTACTGCCCCAAGTACTGCAGTAGAAGGGCCCAAGCAAGCTGCAAGCACTGAGGAGATTATTGACCCTGCCCCAGTCTTAACTACAGATGTTTCTGAAACAACAGTTCCTGAAACACCTCCAGAACCCCCAAAAGCTTCACCCCCTGAGGAGGTGACTGATGTTGCACCAGAAGTTAAAACAGAAGCTGCAGAAGAGGTTGTCACTGAAAAAGAACCAGTTATGGAGGTGAAGACCTCAGAAGCCAAAATAGAAATTGTGCCTGAAGCTGTGTCTGAATCTGAAGTGATTTCAGAAGCCAAAGCTGTGCCAGATGTTGAAGTGATTCCAGAAGCTAGTACCAAATCAGCTGCAGATATTGCTGAAGAAATCCCTGACGTACAAGCCAAAGTTGAACCAGAGGTCGTCTTTGACTCTGATAAAGAAGTTCCATCTGAACCTAAAGCTGAAACAGAAGTTGCTCCACCTGCAGAGGAGGAGCTGGTCGACACTGCTCCCACAATCGCAGATGCAGGAGAACCCTCACCGGAGACTGAAGTAGCGGCAGCACCTGAGG AACCTGCCCCTGCCCCTGCCCCTGCTGCAGCACCTGAACCAGAACCATTCGACAACACTTCCTACAAGAATCTGCAGCACCACAGTTACAACATTTACACCTTCGTAGACATGGATGTGGAGATGGCCAAGCACCGTCTACCCCAACCTTCCTCTGGAAGACCCTCACCCAGGCACTGA
- the pknox1.1 gene encoding homeobox protein PKNOX1.1 isoform X1 gives MMATQPLSLEKYQEGVQQLQQVDQANNDTEKSPMDTDKSSIYRHPLFPLLALLFEKCEQCTQGPDSVSSASFDVDIENFVRSQEKESKTFFSEDPELDNLMVKAIQVLRIHLLELEKVNELCKDFCSRYISCLKTKMNSETLLSGEPGSPYSSMQTPTPNSFSSSMSPQGLVVPQGNVTVTTGNTSQTLAGGAFYQPVTVLSPEGRVVAQGLSPSTLRIQNPQQLQLQLNQDLSFFSSEDSSSKNKRGVLPKQATNVMRSWLFQHIGHPYPTEEEKKQIANQTNLTLLQVNNWFINARRRILQPMLDAKSTETPKTKKKTPQNRPLQRFWPDSIASPVSQQQLTMADGTMVTFGMSIDGFQALSSDGEILTMQQVMMDDNSDDETMDSEDEEHTGLSSANMTELHLETSD, from the exons ATGATGGCAACCCAGCCTTTATCATTAGAAAAGTACCAGGAGGGAGTGCAGCAG ttgcaaCAAGTGGATCAAGCAAATAATGATACGGAAAAGAGTCCAATGGACACAGACAAATCTTCCATATACAG GCATCCACTCTTTCCTCTTCTTGCACTCCTTTTTGAAAAGTGTGAGCAGTGTACTCAGGGGCCTGATAGTGTGTCATCAGCAAGCTTTGATGTTGACATAGAGAATTTTGTACGCAgtcaagagaaagagagcaaaactTTCTTCAGTGAAGATCCTGAACTGGACAACCTG ATGGTGAAGGCCATCCAGGTGCTGCGGATTCACCTGCTGGAGTTGGAGAAGGTGAACGAGCTGTGTAAAGACTTCTGCAGCCGCTACATATCCTGCCTCAAGACCAAGATGAACAGCGAGACTCTGCTCAGTGGAGAGCCAGGCAGCCCCTATTCTAGCATGCAGACTCCA ACGCCCAACTCATTCTCATCATCAATGAGCCCCCAGGGATTAGTGGTGCCACAAGGCAATGTTACCGTGACAACAGGAAACACATCACAGACGCTAGCAG gtgGTGCATTTTATCAGCCAGTCACAGTACTCAGTCCAGAAGGTCGAGTAGTCGCACAAGGACTCTCTCCAAGCACCCTACGCATTCAAAACCCTCAG CAGCTACAGTTGCAGCTAAATCAGGATTTGAGTTTCTTCAGCTCTGAGGACAGCTCATCTAAAAACAAGCGGGGGGTTCTCCCCAAACAGGCCACCAACGTCATGCGCTCCTGGCTCTTCCAACACATCGGG CATCCTTATCCTACAGAAGAGGAGAAGAAACAGATTGCTAATCAAACCAATCTGACTTTGCTTCAGGTCAATAACTG GTTCATTAACGCACGGCGACGGATCCTGCAGCCCATGCTGGATGCCAAATCCACAGAGACCCCCAAAACCAAAAAGAAGACTCCACAGAACCGCCCCCTACAACGCTTCTGGCCTGACTCCATCGCCTCCCCTGTATCCCAGCAACAGCTCACCATGGCAGATG GCACCATGGTTACATTTGGGATGAGCATAGACGGCTTCCAGGCTCTTTCATCAGACGGAGAGATCCTCACCATGCAGCAGGTCATGATGGATGATAACAGTGACGACGAAACGATGGATAGTGAAGACGAAGAGCACACAGGCCTGTCTTCAGCTAACATGACCGAGCTGCATCTGGAAACCAGTGACTGA
- the pknox1.1 gene encoding homeobox protein PKNOX1.1 isoform X2, with the protein MMATQPLSLEKYQEGVQQLQQVDQANNDTEKSPMDTDKSSIYRHPLFPLLALLFEKCEQCTQGPDSVSSASFDVDIENFVRSQEKESKTFFSEDPELDNLMVKAIQVLRIHLLELEKVNELCKDFCSRYISCLKTKMNSETLLSGEPGSPYSSMQTPTPNSFSSSMSPQGLVVPQGNVTVTTGNTSQTLAGGAFYQPVTVLSPEGRVVAQGLSPSTLRIQNPQLQLQLNQDLSFFSSEDSSSKNKRGVLPKQATNVMRSWLFQHIGHPYPTEEEKKQIANQTNLTLLQVNNWFINARRRILQPMLDAKSTETPKTKKKTPQNRPLQRFWPDSIASPVSQQQLTMADGTMVTFGMSIDGFQALSSDGEILTMQQVMMDDNSDDETMDSEDEEHTGLSSANMTELHLETSD; encoded by the exons ATGATGGCAACCCAGCCTTTATCATTAGAAAAGTACCAGGAGGGAGTGCAGCAG ttgcaaCAAGTGGATCAAGCAAATAATGATACGGAAAAGAGTCCAATGGACACAGACAAATCTTCCATATACAG GCATCCACTCTTTCCTCTTCTTGCACTCCTTTTTGAAAAGTGTGAGCAGTGTACTCAGGGGCCTGATAGTGTGTCATCAGCAAGCTTTGATGTTGACATAGAGAATTTTGTACGCAgtcaagagaaagagagcaaaactTTCTTCAGTGAAGATCCTGAACTGGACAACCTG ATGGTGAAGGCCATCCAGGTGCTGCGGATTCACCTGCTGGAGTTGGAGAAGGTGAACGAGCTGTGTAAAGACTTCTGCAGCCGCTACATATCCTGCCTCAAGACCAAGATGAACAGCGAGACTCTGCTCAGTGGAGAGCCAGGCAGCCCCTATTCTAGCATGCAGACTCCA ACGCCCAACTCATTCTCATCATCAATGAGCCCCCAGGGATTAGTGGTGCCACAAGGCAATGTTACCGTGACAACAGGAAACACATCACAGACGCTAGCAG gtgGTGCATTTTATCAGCCAGTCACAGTACTCAGTCCAGAAGGTCGAGTAGTCGCACAAGGACTCTCTCCAAGCACCCTACGCATTCAAAACCCTCAG CTACAGTTGCAGCTAAATCAGGATTTGAGTTTCTTCAGCTCTGAGGACAGCTCATCTAAAAACAAGCGGGGGGTTCTCCCCAAACAGGCCACCAACGTCATGCGCTCCTGGCTCTTCCAACACATCGGG CATCCTTATCCTACAGAAGAGGAGAAGAAACAGATTGCTAATCAAACCAATCTGACTTTGCTTCAGGTCAATAACTG GTTCATTAACGCACGGCGACGGATCCTGCAGCCCATGCTGGATGCCAAATCCACAGAGACCCCCAAAACCAAAAAGAAGACTCCACAGAACCGCCCCCTACAACGCTTCTGGCCTGACTCCATCGCCTCCCCTGTATCCCAGCAACAGCTCACCATGGCAGATG GCACCATGGTTACATTTGGGATGAGCATAGACGGCTTCCAGGCTCTTTCATCAGACGGAGAGATCCTCACCATGCAGCAGGTCATGATGGATGATAACAGTGACGACGAAACGATGGATAGTGAAGACGAAGAGCACACAGGCCTGTCTTCAGCTAACATGACCGAGCTGCATCTGGAAACCAGTGACTGA
- the ndufv3 gene encoding fibrous sheath CABYR-binding protein isoform X2: MNEKRVSGSWGPGWLFIFAYWTKTQKTEIRNLLSAARFLRRCNNSSTTDMATSLLRLGRLGSLKCLQQGSWGALRTPLTAALCTKTEEPKKPAKKAKAATLDASDERAALLAYKTAVAFPTRLSTPGIVSALGESVPSSDPVAAGTVVAAGATIAEAAASTTEVSAEASTTGEATTKQPEATPVEESVAESEASSKTIEGGEATGSGAKKDQESSSSSSSSSDSDSDSDSDSDDEGPDKTKKTETVVQPEEKSTQEKVPTDSSSEVKDTEAVPESVATESTSVPEPSDKGPPEAATEATAPSTAVEGPKQAASTEEIIDPAPVLTTDVSETTVPETPPEPPKASPPEEVTDVAPEVKTEAAEEVVTEKEPVMEVKTSEAKIEIVPEAVSESEVISEAKAVPDVEVIPEASTKSAADIAEEIPDVQAKVEPEVVFDSDKEVPSEPKAETEVAPPAEEELVDTAPTIADAGEPSPETEVAAAPEEPAPAPAPAAAPEPEPFDNTSYKNLQHHSYNIYTFVDMDVEMAKHRLPQPSSGRPSPRH, from the exons atgaatgagaagag GGTCTCTGGCTCGTGGGGCCCCGGATGGTTGTTTATTTTTGCATACTGGACAAAAACTCAAAAA ACAGAGATCCGGAACCTTCTGTCAGCAGCTCGGTTTCTCCGCCGGTGTAATAATAGCAGCACCACCGACATGGCGACCTCCCTGCTCAGGCTCGGACGACTCGGGTCTCTCaag TGTCTCCAGCAGGGCAGCTGGGGCGCTCTCAGGACCCCACTCACTGCAGCACTCTGCACTAAAACTGAGGAGCCGAAGAAACCAGCAAAGAAAGCAAAAGCTGCAA cCTTAGATGCCTCTGATGAAAGGGCTGCTCTACTAGCCTACAAGACCGCTGTTGCCTTCCCTACTAGACTTTCTACTCCAGGAATTGTCAGTGCCTTAGGTGAATCTGTTCCAAGTTCAGATCCTGTGGCAGCTGGGACTGTAGTTGCTGCAGGTGCCACAATCGCAGAAGCTGCTGCTTCCACCACTGAAGTTTCAGCAGAAGCTTCCACCACAGGTGAAGCGACCACCAAACAGCCTGAAGCTACACCTGTAGAAGAATCAGTGGCTGAAAGTGAAGCCTCAAGCAAAACCATTGAAGGTGGAGAGGCCACTGGATCTGGTGCCAAAAAGGATCAAgaatcttcctcctcttcttcctcctccagtgATTCTGATtccgattctgattctgattctgatgatgaaGGACCAGACAAGACTAAGAAGACTGAAACTGTGGTCCAGCCTGAAGAAAAATCAACCCAGGAGAAGGTGCCAACAGACTCCTCTTCAGAGGTGAAAGATACTGAAGCTGTTCCTGAAAGTGTGGCGACAGAATCCACCAGCGTGCCTGAGCCCTCTGACAAGGGACCTCCAGAAGCTGCGACTGAAGCTACTGCCCCAAGTACTGCAGTAGAAGGGCCCAAGCAAGCTGCAAGCACTGAGGAGATTATTGACCCTGCCCCAGTCTTAACTACAGATGTTTCTGAAACAACAGTTCCTGAAACACCTCCAGAACCCCCAAAAGCTTCACCCCCTGAGGAGGTGACTGATGTTGCACCAGAAGTTAAAACAGAAGCTGCAGAAGAGGTTGTCACTGAAAAAGAACCAGTTATGGAGGTGAAGACCTCAGAAGCCAAAATAGAAATTGTGCCTGAAGCTGTGTCTGAATCTGAAGTGATTTCAGAAGCCAAAGCTGTGCCAGATGTTGAAGTGATTCCAGAAGCTAGTACCAAATCAGCTGCAGATATTGCTGAAGAAATCCCTGACGTACAAGCCAAAGTTGAACCAGAGGTCGTCTTTGACTCTGATAAAGAAGTTCCATCTGAACCTAAAGCTGAAACAGAAGTTGCTCCACCTGCAGAGGAGGAGCTGGTCGACACTGCTCCCACAATCGCAGATGCAGGAGAACCCTCACCGGAGACTGAAGTAGCGGCAGCACCTGAGG AACCTGCCCCTGCCCCTGCCCCTGCTGCAGCACCTGAACCAGAACCATTCGACAACACTTCCTACAAGAATCTGCAGCACCACAGTTACAACATTTACACCTTCGTAGACATGGATGTGGAGATGGCCAAGCACCGTCTACCCCAACCTTCCTCTGGAAGACCCTCACCCAGGCACTGA
- the si:ch211-140m22.7 gene encoding skin secretory protein xP2 isoform X1 yields MVCLKRNSAACSLGAYSQRRDLWSSKMAASLLRIGRLGSLKALQVESWGALTRAPAVAFSSKSGDSKKSKKSNKEKATAKTYFDIEKLVQHKSYVEFPQKKVAASAAAATAAQAAPPAPAAPSMPEAVVPEPAPVVDPAPVAEVAAVAAETAPVVEVAAAAPVAEAIPVAAEATAAASEAAPVAEAVAAEESVAAAPKPEVIASTTDTVVPEAPVAAPAAAPEPIVEAATLAPEPAPEPAAAAPEPIVEAAPPAPEPAPEPAAAAPEPIVEAAPPAPEPATKPAAAAPEPIVEAAPPAPEPATEPAAAAPEPIVEAAPPAPETVTEPAAVAPEPIVEAAPPAPEPPVEAAEPVPAPEAAAPEPIVEVEPPAPEPVTEPAAAAPEPTVEAPVEAAPPAPEPPVEAAPEPAPEAAAPAPAEVASEVVAEAPPAIEAEAAPVADAVAEAVIEAAAEVVTEAVVEAVPAVAEVVEVVAEAVAEAAVEAAAEAASEGAPAEELLDAAAAITDAAEAPIEVVEAPEAGLDPIQRLFLDSIRDYSTQSKSSGGLVDAGPEYQKALAEEIAKLQRLYGGGDLNSFPEFKFPEPKLDEVSSK; encoded by the exons GGAGGGATTTGTGGAGCTCAAAGATGGCGGCCTCCTTGCTGAGAATAGGTCGGCTCGGCTCTCTGAAG GCTCTGCAGGTGGAAAGCTGGGGTGCACTAACAAGAGCTCCAGCagttgcttttagttcaaaatcTGGAGACAGCAAGAAGTCCAAAAAGTCAAACAAAG AAAAGGCCACGGCAAAAACGTACTTCGATATAGAAAAGCTCGTTCAACACAAATCCTATGTGGAATTCCCTCAGAAGAAGGTTGCAGCATCAGCTGCAGCTGCCACAGCTGCACAAGCTGCACCTCCTGCACCTGCAGCCCCTTCTATGCCTGAGGCTGTAGTTCCTGAGCCTGCTCCTGTTGTAGACCCAGCACCTGTTGCAGAAGTTGCTGCTGTTGCAGCTGAAACCGCACCTGTTGTTGAAGTTGCAGCCGCTGCCCCTGTGGCTGAAGCTATCCCTGTTGCAGCCGAAGCAACAGCCGCTGCAAGCGAAGCTGCGCCGGTTGCGGAAGCTGTAGCTGCAGAAGAGTCTGTTGCAGCTGCACCGAAGCCTGAGGTGATTGCTTCTACTACTGACACTGTTGTCCCGGAAGCCCCAGTGGCAGCACCTGCAGCTGCACCAGAACCTATTGTGGAAGCGGCAACTCTTGCACCAGAACCTGCACCAGAACCAGCAGCTGCTGCACCAGAACCTATTGTAGAAGCAGCACCTCCTGCACCAGAGCCTGCACCAGAACCAGCAGCTGCTGCACCAGAACCTATTGTAGAAGCAGCACCTCCTGCACCAGAACCTGCGACAAAACCAGCAGCTGCTGCACCAGAACCTATTGTAGAAGCAGCACCTCCTGCACCAGAACCTGCGACAGAACCAGCAGCTGCTGCACCAGAACCTATTGTAGAAGCAGCACCTCCTGCCCCAGAGACTGTGACAGAACCAGCAGCTGTTGCACCAGAACCTATTGTAGAAGCAGCACCTCCTGCCCCAGAGCCTCCTGTGGAAGCAGCAGAGCCTGTACCAGCCCCTGAAGCAGCTGCACCAGAGCCTATTGTGGAAGTAGAACCTCCTGCACCAGAGCCTGTGACTGAACCAGCAGCTGCTGCACCAGAGCCTACTGTGGAAGCACCTGTGGAAGCAGCACCACCTGCACCAGAGCCTCCTGTGGAAGCAGCACCAGAACCTGCCCCCGAAGCAGCTGCACCAGCCCCTGCAGAAGTTGCCTCTGAAGTTGTAGCAGAAGCTCCACCTGCCATAGAGGCTGAGGCGGCTCCAGTGGCTGATGCAGTAGCTGAGGCAGTCATAGAAGCTGCTGCTGAAGTAGTAACTGAAGCTGTCGTTGAAGCTGTCCCCGCTGTGGCAGAGGTTGTAGAGGTTGTAGCTGAAGCTGTGGCTGAAGCTGCTGTAGAAGCTGCTGCTGAAGCTGCGTCGGAAGGGGCCCCTGCAGAGGAGCTGTTAGATGCCGCAGCCGCGATTACAGATGCCGCCGAAGCTCCCATTGAAGTTGTGGAAGCGCCTGAGG CTGGATTGGACCCCATTCAGAGACTCTTCCTGGATTCAATTCGTGACTACTCCACCCAGAGCAA ATCTTCTGGTGGACTAGTTGATGCTGGTCCTGAGTACCAGAAGGCCCTGGCTGAAGAAATTGCCAAGCTGCAGAGGTTATACGGTGGTGGTGACCTGAATTCCTTCCCAGAGTTCAAATTCCCTG AGCCCAAACTGGATGAAGTATCTAGCAAGTGA
- the si:ch211-140m22.7 gene encoding skin secretory protein xP2 isoform X2 codes for MAASLLRIGRLGSLKALQVESWGALTRAPAVAFSSKSGDSKKSKKSNKEKATAKTYFDIEKLVQHKSYVEFPQKKVAASAAAATAAQAAPPAPAAPSMPEAVVPEPAPVVDPAPVAEVAAVAAETAPVVEVAAAAPVAEAIPVAAEATAAASEAAPVAEAVAAEESVAAAPKPEVIASTTDTVVPEAPVAAPAAAPEPIVEAATLAPEPAPEPAAAAPEPIVEAAPPAPEPAPEPAAAAPEPIVEAAPPAPEPATKPAAAAPEPIVEAAPPAPEPATEPAAAAPEPIVEAAPPAPETVTEPAAVAPEPIVEAAPPAPEPPVEAAEPVPAPEAAAPEPIVEVEPPAPEPVTEPAAAAPEPTVEAPVEAAPPAPEPPVEAAPEPAPEAAAPAPAEVASEVVAEAPPAIEAEAAPVADAVAEAVIEAAAEVVTEAVVEAVPAVAEVVEVVAEAVAEAAVEAAAEAASEGAPAEELLDAAAAITDAAEAPIEVVEAPEAGLDPIQRLFLDSIRDYSTQSKSSGGLVDAGPEYQKALAEEIAKLQRLYGGGDLNSFPEFKFPEPKLDEVSSK; via the exons ATGGCGGCCTCCTTGCTGAGAATAGGTCGGCTCGGCTCTCTGAAG GCTCTGCAGGTGGAAAGCTGGGGTGCACTAACAAGAGCTCCAGCagttgcttttagttcaaaatcTGGAGACAGCAAGAAGTCCAAAAAGTCAAACAAAG AAAAGGCCACGGCAAAAACGTACTTCGATATAGAAAAGCTCGTTCAACACAAATCCTATGTGGAATTCCCTCAGAAGAAGGTTGCAGCATCAGCTGCAGCTGCCACAGCTGCACAAGCTGCACCTCCTGCACCTGCAGCCCCTTCTATGCCTGAGGCTGTAGTTCCTGAGCCTGCTCCTGTTGTAGACCCAGCACCTGTTGCAGAAGTTGCTGCTGTTGCAGCTGAAACCGCACCTGTTGTTGAAGTTGCAGCCGCTGCCCCTGTGGCTGAAGCTATCCCTGTTGCAGCCGAAGCAACAGCCGCTGCAAGCGAAGCTGCGCCGGTTGCGGAAGCTGTAGCTGCAGAAGAGTCTGTTGCAGCTGCACCGAAGCCTGAGGTGATTGCTTCTACTACTGACACTGTTGTCCCGGAAGCCCCAGTGGCAGCACCTGCAGCTGCACCAGAACCTATTGTGGAAGCGGCAACTCTTGCACCAGAACCTGCACCAGAACCAGCAGCTGCTGCACCAGAACCTATTGTAGAAGCAGCACCTCCTGCACCAGAGCCTGCACCAGAACCAGCAGCTGCTGCACCAGAACCTATTGTAGAAGCAGCACCTCCTGCACCAGAACCTGCGACAAAACCAGCAGCTGCTGCACCAGAACCTATTGTAGAAGCAGCACCTCCTGCACCAGAACCTGCGACAGAACCAGCAGCTGCTGCACCAGAACCTATTGTAGAAGCAGCACCTCCTGCCCCAGAGACTGTGACAGAACCAGCAGCTGTTGCACCAGAACCTATTGTAGAAGCAGCACCTCCTGCCCCAGAGCCTCCTGTGGAAGCAGCAGAGCCTGTACCAGCCCCTGAAGCAGCTGCACCAGAGCCTATTGTGGAAGTAGAACCTCCTGCACCAGAGCCTGTGACTGAACCAGCAGCTGCTGCACCAGAGCCTACTGTGGAAGCACCTGTGGAAGCAGCACCACCTGCACCAGAGCCTCCTGTGGAAGCAGCACCAGAACCTGCCCCCGAAGCAGCTGCACCAGCCCCTGCAGAAGTTGCCTCTGAAGTTGTAGCAGAAGCTCCACCTGCCATAGAGGCTGAGGCGGCTCCAGTGGCTGATGCAGTAGCTGAGGCAGTCATAGAAGCTGCTGCTGAAGTAGTAACTGAAGCTGTCGTTGAAGCTGTCCCCGCTGTGGCAGAGGTTGTAGAGGTTGTAGCTGAAGCTGTGGCTGAAGCTGCTGTAGAAGCTGCTGCTGAAGCTGCGTCGGAAGGGGCCCCTGCAGAGGAGCTGTTAGATGCCGCAGCCGCGATTACAGATGCCGCCGAAGCTCCCATTGAAGTTGTGGAAGCGCCTGAGG CTGGATTGGACCCCATTCAGAGACTCTTCCTGGATTCAATTCGTGACTACTCCACCCAGAGCAA ATCTTCTGGTGGACTAGTTGATGCTGGTCCTGAGTACCAGAAGGCCCTGGCTGAAGAAATTGCCAAGCTGCAGAGGTTATACGGTGGTGGTGACCTGAATTCCTTCCCAGAGTTCAAATTCCCTG AGCCCAAACTGGATGAAGTATCTAGCAAGTGA